A single region of the Nocardioides ochotonae genome encodes:
- a CDS encoding class I adenylate-forming enzyme family protein, with amino-acid sequence MSLAPGGAPLNIANGVREFVRATPQRLAVVDGDRSLTYAQLGERAARVANMLIGLGLEDGAHVAVGLGNRLEHPEIACGIAMAGMTMVPVNPRYTAAEAEFILEHSEARAVIAADDLVDVVGPAVRAAGLPLVVVGQSSEFPTYDAALAAASPVDPRRPVAETDPFCIAYTSGTTGQPKGVMISHRSRSLTFYQAATEWGLGNGRTSLAVAPMYHGAGFAFGYAPVFTGGTVVMLNKWSPTAMLELVAKHGVQSVFLVPAHAQMLRGLGDEAIATADLSSLDTLYFNASALPWELKQWVMGAFPGVDVHELYGSTESGIITNLRPDEATSRPGSVGQPWFMTEVRVIDDAGAEVGPGGSGELFSRSPYLMNGYFKNPEATARCTTEDGFVTCGDLVSLDKDGFIHIVGRKSDMIVSGGINVYPREVEDVLAEHPTVSEAAVLGVASEKWGEEVAAVLVLAPGATLDTDDLESFCRERLAGFKIPRRWSTTDVLPRNAAGKVVKRDIQL; translated from the coding sequence ATGTCACTCGCCCCGGGCGGCGCCCCCCTCAACATCGCCAACGGTGTCCGTGAGTTCGTCCGCGCGACGCCCCAGCGTCTCGCCGTCGTCGACGGCGACCGCAGCCTGACCTACGCCCAGCTCGGCGAGCGGGCGGCCCGGGTCGCGAACATGCTCATCGGTCTCGGCCTCGAGGACGGCGCCCACGTGGCCGTCGGCCTCGGCAACCGCCTCGAGCACCCCGAGATCGCCTGCGGCATCGCGATGGCGGGGATGACGATGGTCCCGGTCAACCCGCGCTACACCGCCGCCGAGGCCGAGTTCATCCTCGAGCACTCCGAGGCGCGCGCCGTGATCGCGGCCGACGACCTCGTCGACGTCGTCGGCCCGGCCGTCCGTGCCGCCGGGCTGCCCCTCGTGGTGGTCGGGCAGAGCAGCGAGTTCCCGACGTACGACGCGGCGCTCGCGGCCGCCTCGCCGGTCGACCCGCGCCGCCCGGTCGCGGAGACCGACCCGTTCTGCATCGCCTACACCTCCGGGACGACAGGTCAGCCCAAGGGCGTGATGATCAGCCACCGCTCGCGGTCGCTGACCTTCTACCAGGCCGCCACCGAATGGGGCCTGGGCAATGGCCGGACCTCGCTCGCGGTCGCGCCGATGTACCACGGCGCCGGGTTCGCGTTCGGCTACGCTCCGGTCTTCACCGGCGGCACCGTGGTGATGCTGAACAAGTGGTCGCCCACCGCGATGCTCGAGCTGGTGGCGAAGCACGGCGTGCAGTCGGTCTTCCTGGTGCCCGCCCACGCGCAGATGCTGCGCGGGCTCGGCGACGAGGCGATCGCCACCGCCGACCTGTCCAGCCTGGACACCCTGTACTTCAACGCCTCGGCCCTGCCGTGGGAGCTCAAGCAGTGGGTCATGGGCGCCTTCCCCGGCGTCGACGTCCACGAGCTCTACGGCTCGACCGAGAGCGGCATCATCACCAACCTGCGCCCCGACGAGGCCACCAGCCGGCCCGGGTCGGTGGGCCAGCCGTGGTTCATGACCGAGGTCCGCGTCATCGACGACGCCGGCGCCGAGGTCGGGCCCGGCGGCAGCGGCGAGCTGTTCAGCCGCTCGCCGTACCTGATGAACGGCTACTTCAAGAACCCCGAAGCGACCGCCCGCTGCACCACCGAGGACGGCTTCGTCACCTGTGGCGACCTGGTCTCCCTCGACAAGGACGGGTTCATCCACATCGTCGGGCGCAAGAGCGACATGATCGTGTCCGGCGGGATCAACGTCTATCCCCGCGAGGTCGAGGACGTCCTGGCCGAGCACCCGACGGTGTCCGAGGCGGCGGTGCTCGGCGTCGCCTCGGAGAAGTGGGGCGAGGAGGTCGCGGCGGTGCTCGTCCTGGCCCCTGGCGCCACCCTCGACACCGACGACCTGGAGTCGTTCTGCCGCGAGCGTCTCGCCGGCTTCAAGATCCCGCGTCGCTG